The following proteins come from a genomic window of Gottfriedia acidiceleris:
- a CDS encoding ABC transporter permease: MRVFAISKRIIKQFLKDRRSLAMIFIAPIVLLFLFSFILKQDDTKPTLALVDAPPAFEQIVKDYAKVKNVNPSDIEDKLKKMDLDGAVIFKSGEIVVQFEGTDKARTTAVMDAIQSAVKENTPSNFKIVMDPIYGSKNMESFDSIGPIFIGFFSFLFVFILSGISFVRERLTTTLERLLVTPVKRWEIVVGYILGFGFFALIQSIIITVFSISVLDMYNVGSAWEVCVVNILLSLTALTLGMLLSAYANNEFQVVQFIPVIAVPQILFSGIFSTAFLPNWFKFIGGILPLTYGAEALRGIMIKGQSLSDVVYQLLILLGFSIVFISLNIVALKKQRSI, encoded by the coding sequence ATGAGAGTCTTTGCTATTTCTAAACGGATAATAAAACAATTTTTAAAAGATAGAAGATCCCTTGCAATGATTTTTATTGCTCCTATCGTATTATTGTTTTTATTTTCTTTTATCTTAAAACAAGATGACACAAAACCAACTTTAGCGCTAGTAGATGCTCCTCCAGCATTTGAGCAAATTGTAAAAGATTATGCGAAAGTAAAAAATGTAAATCCTTCAGATATTGAAGATAAATTGAAAAAGATGGATCTTGATGGTGCTGTTATATTTAAATCAGGAGAAATAGTAGTACAGTTTGAAGGGACAGACAAAGCAAGAACAACTGCAGTAATGGATGCAATTCAATCAGCAGTTAAGGAAAATACACCTTCTAATTTTAAAATTGTAATGGACCCAATTTATGGTAGTAAAAATATGGAATCATTTGATTCAATTGGACCGATTTTTATTGGATTTTTCTCGTTCTTATTTGTATTTATCTTGTCAGGCATTTCATTTGTAAGAGAAAGATTAACGACAACACTTGAGAGATTACTTGTCACGCCAGTCAAAAGATGGGAAATAGTAGTTGGTTATATTTTAGGCTTTGGATTTTTTGCTTTAATCCAATCGATCATTATAACAGTCTTTTCAATCAGTGTATTAGATATGTATAATGTAGGAAGTGCATGGGAAGTCTGCGTAGTTAATATATTATTATCTCTTACTGCTCTTACACTTGGTATGCTGTTATCTGCATATGCAAATAATGAATTTCAAGTTGTACAATTTATTCCAGTTATTGCTGTTCCGCAAATACTTTTTTCAGGTATTTTCTCAACGGCATTTTTACCAAATTGGTTCAAATTTATCGGTGGTATTTTACCACTGACATATGGGGCAGAAGCTCTTAGAGGTATTATGATAAAAGGGCAGTCGCTTTCTGATGTTGTATATCAATTATTGATCCTACTTGGATTTTCAATAGTATTTATTTCTTTAAATATAGTTGCATTAAAGAAACAGCGTTCAATTTAA
- a CDS encoding TetR/AcrR family transcriptional regulator, with translation MLPIKLEEFFPKEKLQEMNEKEIKILEAAIEIFAEKGFVSTSTNEIAKKANVAEGTIFRYFKTKKDLLKSIIKPTLVKTIAPFEMDRFSKAVFHLEYETFEDFLNALIKNRMEFAKKNKAAVKIIIQEMPFQDDMQEELKKLFKDKMYPKAATVLQSFIDKGQIKERPIPTILRLIISTVVGLVISSIVLENTPFWNEEQETERTIEFIKNGLK, from the coding sequence GTGTTACCAATTAAATTAGAAGAGTTTTTTCCAAAAGAAAAATTACAAGAAATGAATGAAAAAGAAATAAAAATACTTGAAGCTGCAATTGAAATTTTTGCAGAAAAAGGTTTCGTTAGTACATCGACCAATGAAATTGCAAAAAAAGCAAATGTTGCTGAAGGTACTATTTTTCGTTACTTTAAAACAAAAAAGGATCTATTAAAAAGTATTATCAAACCGACATTAGTAAAAACAATAGCTCCTTTTGAAATGGATCGTTTTTCTAAAGCAGTGTTCCATTTAGAGTACGAAACATTTGAAGATTTTCTTAATGCGCTTATTAAAAATCGCATGGAATTTGCAAAGAAAAATAAAGCAGCTGTAAAAATAATCATACAAGAAATGCCATTCCAAGACGATATGCAAGAAGAGCTAAAAAAACTCTTTAAAGATAAAATGTACCCTAAAGCAGCCACTGTATTACAATCGTTTATCGATAAAGGACAAATAAAAGAACGACCGATACCGACAATATTACGACTAATTATCTCAACAGTAGTTGGTCTAGTTATCTCTTCAATCGTCCTAGAAAATACACCTTTTTGGAACGAAGAACAGGAAACTGAACGTACAATTGAGTTTATTAAGAATGGTCTAAAATAA
- a CDS encoding YrhC family protein: MNLKKLQAKVNDFKTFGAITTALATFFYIGTLLPKDGLTQHKILIVESMVFTMLIIALGFFLTSNYFKRKIQKEEQA, from the coding sequence GTGAATTTAAAAAAGCTACAGGCAAAAGTTAACGATTTTAAAACATTTGGAGCAATAACAACAGCATTGGCTACTTTTTTCTATATCGGGACTCTCCTTCCAAAGGACGGATTAACCCAACATAAAATATTAATAGTCGAGAGTATGGTTTTTACAATGCTGATTATTGCATTAGGTTTCTTTCTGACATCCAATTATTTTAAACGAAAAATACAAAAAGAAGAGCAAGCATAA
- the sigK gene encoding RNA polymerase sporulation sigma factor SigK produces MPGLFTALSLFLKEVFVFVSYVKNNAFPQPLSQAEETLYLNRMANGDGEARNLLIEHNLRLVAHIVKKFENTGEDAEDLISIGTIGLIKAIESFVQGKGTKLATYAARCIENEILMHLRALKKTKKDVSLHDPIGQDKEGNEISLLDILKTETEDVVDQIQLNMELEKIKQYIKILDDREKDVIIQRFGIDMDKELTQREIAKKLGISRSYVSRIEKRALMKMYHEFLRAEKEKKKDKK; encoded by the coding sequence ATGCCTGGTTTATTTACCGCCTTAAGTCTTTTCTTAAAAGAAGTGTTTGTGTTTGTTTCCTATGTTAAAAATAATGCCTTCCCTCAACCGCTTTCACAAGCCGAAGAAACGCTCTATTTAAATCGTATGGCAAATGGAGATGGAGAAGCACGAAATTTATTAATTGAACATAATTTAAGACTTGTTGCTCACATTGTTAAAAAATTTGAAAATACCGGAGAAGATGCTGAAGATTTAATTTCGATTGGCACAATAGGTTTAATAAAGGCAATTGAGAGCTTTGTTCAAGGTAAAGGAACAAAATTAGCGACATATGCAGCTAGATGTATTGAGAACGAAATACTTATGCATTTACGTGCTTTAAAGAAAACAAAAAAAGATGTTTCCCTTCATGATCCAATAGGTCAAGATAAAGAAGGCAATGAAATTTCACTTTTAGACATATTAAAAACTGAGACAGAAGATGTAGTTGATCAAATTCAACTTAATATGGAATTAGAAAAAATCAAGCAATATATTAAGATTCTAGACGACCGTGAAAAGGATGTAATTATTCAGCGCTTTGGTATTGATATGGATAAGGAACTAACTCAACGTGAAATTGCAAAGAAATTAGGAATCTCAAGAAGTTATGTTTCGAGAATTGAAAAACGCGCTTTAATGAAAATGTACCACGAGTTTTTAAGAGCTGAAAAAGAAAAGAAAAAAGATAAAAAATAA
- a CDS encoding bifunctional 3-deoxy-7-phosphoheptulonate synthase/chorismate mutase produces MSTNNELVQLRDKVDEINLKIVELLNERGKVVQEIGQQKIKHGIKRFDPVREREVLDMIANVNEGPFETSTLQHIFKTIFQASLELQEDDHRKALLVSRKKKPDNTIVKVKNDIVLGDGSQSFIMGPCAVESYEQVRAVAQAMKQQGLTMMRGGAFKPRTSPYDFQGLGYEGLQILREVANEFDLAVISEILNPNDVERSLEYVDVIQIGARNMQNFDLLKTVGQVNKPVLLKRGLSATIEEFINAAEYIISQGNDQIILCERGIRTYEKATRNTLDISAVPILKKETHLPVVVDVTHSTGRKDLLLPTAKAALAIGADAIMAEVHPDPAVALSDSAQQMNIPQFEEFMFELKDFRAKLQS; encoded by the coding sequence ATGAGTACAAATAATGAGTTAGTGCAATTACGTGATAAGGTTGATGAGATTAATTTAAAAATCGTTGAATTATTAAACGAGCGTGGAAAAGTTGTTCAAGAAATTGGTCAGCAAAAGATTAAACATGGTATTAAGCGTTTCGATCCAGTTCGTGAGCGTGAAGTTTTAGATATGATTGCAAATGTAAATGAAGGCCCATTTGAAACTTCAACTTTACAACATATTTTCAAGACAATCTTCCAAGCAAGCTTAGAATTACAAGAGGATGATCACAGAAAAGCTCTTTTAGTTTCAAGAAAGAAAAAGCCAGACAATACAATTGTTAAAGTGAAAAATGATATTGTCCTTGGTGATGGTTCTCAATCATTTATTATGGGGCCATGTGCAGTTGAGAGCTACGAACAAGTACGTGCAGTAGCACAAGCTATGAAACAACAAGGTTTAACAATGATGCGAGGCGGTGCATTTAAACCTAGAACTTCTCCATATGATTTCCAAGGACTTGGATACGAAGGACTACAAATTTTAAGAGAAGTGGCAAATGAATTCGATTTAGCAGTAATTAGTGAAATACTAAATCCAAATGATGTTGAAAGATCTTTAGAATACGTTGATGTAATTCAAATTGGTGCACGAAATATGCAAAACTTTGATTTACTGAAAACAGTAGGTCAAGTAAATAAACCAGTTTTATTAAAACGTGGACTGTCAGCAACAATTGAAGAATTTATTAATGCAGCAGAATACATTATTTCACAAGGAAATGACCAAATTATTCTTTGTGAAAGAGGAATTCGTACTTACGAGAAAGCTACAAGAAATACATTAGATATCTCAGCAGTACCTATTCTGAAGAAAGAAACACATTTACCAGTTGTTGTAGATGTAACACATTCAACAGGTCGTAAGGACTTACTATTACCAACAGCAAAAGCAGCATTAGCAATTGGAGCAGATGCAATAATGGCTGAAGTACATCCTGATCCAGCAGTTGCATTATCAGATTCAGCTCAACAAATGAATATCCCACAATTTGAAGAATTTATGTTTGAGTTAAAAGACTTCCGTGCAAAACTTCAATCATAA
- a CDS encoding prephenate dehydrogenase, with protein MKKNVLLIGTGLIGGSIALAIKKVHDVNIIGYDINEKQLEIGKRIQVLDEISVQLKDCAEKAHLIIFSCPVEESIKYIHMLSEYELKNDVILTDVGSTKSEIMRHSKTLTDKGYCFIGGHPMAGSHKTGIESAKVHLFENAYFILTPSENTKNEQIDELKEWLKGTGSHFVVIDEVTHDQITGVVSHFPHLIASNLVKQVKSYSKDEPLVTALAAGGFRDITRIASSSPKMWTDIVIQNKDTLLSLISNWIDDMKQMYQLVESQDKEDIFHYFKESKDFRDNMPAKANGAIPSYFDLYVDVLDRVGELANITTILSIHQVSITNLRIIESREGLPGVLRISLQTENDRVKAEKFLNVNGYETYIVS; from the coding sequence TTGAAAAAGAACGTCCTTTTAATTGGCACAGGATTAATCGGAGGCTCAATTGCCTTGGCAATAAAAAAAGTTCATGATGTAAATATAATTGGATATGATATAAACGAAAAACAACTTGAAATTGGTAAAAGAATTCAAGTTTTAGATGAAATCTCGGTACAGCTGAAAGACTGTGCCGAGAAGGCTCATCTAATCATTTTTTCTTGTCCTGTAGAGGAGTCAATAAAATATATACATATGTTAAGTGAATATGAACTTAAGAATGATGTCATATTAACTGATGTAGGTAGTACGAAAAGTGAAATTATGAGGCATTCGAAAACTCTTACAGATAAAGGTTATTGCTTTATTGGAGGTCATCCAATGGCAGGATCGCATAAAACGGGTATAGAGAGTGCAAAAGTTCATTTATTTGAAAATGCATATTTTATTTTGACACCAAGTGAAAATACTAAAAATGAACAAATTGATGAATTAAAAGAATGGCTTAAAGGAACAGGTTCACATTTTGTAGTAATTGATGAAGTAACACATGATCAAATCACCGGAGTGGTAAGCCATTTTCCACATCTCATTGCTTCTAATCTTGTTAAGCAAGTTAAATCTTATTCGAAGGACGAGCCTTTAGTAACAGCCTTAGCTGCCGGCGGGTTTAGAGATATTACTAGGATTGCATCAAGTAGTCCAAAAATGTGGACTGATATTGTGATTCAAAATAAAGATACATTGCTTTCATTAATTTCGAATTGGATTGATGATATGAAACAAATGTATCAGCTAGTTGAAAGTCAGGATAAAGAAGATATCTTTCATTATTTCAAGGAATCAAAAGATTTTAGAGACAACATGCCAGCAAAAGCAAATGGCGCCATCCCAAGTTATTTTGATTTGTATGTAGATGTTTTAGATCGTGTTGGTGAGCTTGCTAACATTACGACAATCTTATCGATTCACCAAGTTAGCATTACGAATCTGAGGATCATAGAATCACGTGAAGGGTTACCAGGTGTACTAAGAATAAGCCTTCAAACAGAAAATGACAGAGTTAAAGCTGAAAAATTCCTAAATGTTAATGGTTATGAGACCTACATTGTTTCATAA
- a CDS encoding aminopeptidase — MSQFEKSLEKYAELAVKSGVNIVPGQTLQINAPIGAAEFVRKVVRFAYEAGAKNVNIDWNDDVITRTKYELAPEEVFGEFPGWKVTAMEELAENGGAVLSVISPNPELLKGIDPKRIATFNKTASKALHNYREYMMADRIRWSIVAIPCVEWAEKVYPNEPIDKAMELLWDSVFKICRVDNENPVEAWVKHNDFLQEKVVQLNDKRYKTLHYTAPGTDLKLDLVDNHVWKGGGANSEDGKWFNPNIPTEEVFSMPHSHGVNGTVQATLPLNYGGNLIENFSLTFKDGKVVDFTAEKGYDTLQHLLDTDEGARRLGEVALVPHDSPISNTGLIFFNTLYDENASCHLALGKAYPNNMKDGEKLPSEEQEKLGINQSLTHVDFMIGSAELNIDGIKEDGTVEPIMRNGNWAF, encoded by the coding sequence ATGTCTCAGTTTGAAAAATCATTAGAAAAATATGCTGAACTTGCGGTAAAAAGTGGTGTTAATATCGTACCAGGACAAACATTACAAATAAATGCGCCAATCGGAGCTGCAGAATTCGTACGTAAAGTTGTAAGATTTGCTTACGAAGCTGGAGCTAAAAATGTAAACATCGATTGGAATGATGATGTAATTACACGTACTAAATATGAACTAGCTCCTGAAGAAGTTTTTGGAGAATTCCCAGGCTGGAAAGTAACAGCTATGGAAGAATTAGCTGAAAATGGAGGTGCTGTTTTATCAGTAATTTCACCAAATCCAGAATTATTAAAAGGGATCGATCCTAAACGTATTGCAACTTTTAATAAAACAGCTAGCAAAGCACTACATAATTATCGTGAATACATGATGGCTGATAGAATTCGTTGGTCAATCGTAGCTATTCCATGTGTTGAATGGGCTGAAAAAGTTTATCCAAATGAACCAATTGATAAAGCGATGGAATTACTTTGGGACTCAGTATTCAAAATTTGCCGAGTAGACAATGAAAATCCAGTTGAAGCTTGGGTTAAACACAACGATTTCTTACAAGAAAAAGTTGTTCAATTAAATGACAAACGATACAAAACACTACATTACACAGCACCTGGTACTGATTTGAAACTTGATTTAGTAGATAATCATGTATGGAAAGGTGGCGGAGCGAACAGTGAAGATGGAAAATGGTTTAATCCTAATATTCCAACTGAAGAAGTTTTCTCTATGCCACATAGCCATGGTGTAAATGGTACTGTTCAAGCGACTTTGCCATTAAATTACGGTGGGAATTTAATTGAGAATTTCTCTTTAACTTTTAAAGACGGTAAAGTTGTTGATTTCACAGCTGAAAAAGGCTATGATACTTTACAACATTTATTAGATACTGATGAAGGTGCTCGCCGTCTAGGTGAAGTAGCATTAGTACCACATGATTCACCAATTTCAAATACAGGTTTAATTTTCTTCAACACATTATATGATGAAAATGCTTCTTGCCACTTAGCATTAGGCAAAGCATATCCAAACAATATGAAGGATGGAGAAAAATTACCTTCAGAAGAGCAAGAAAAATTAGGAATTAACCAAAGTTTAACGCACGTTGATTTTATGATCGGATCAGCGGAATTAAACATCGATGGAATTAAAGAAGATGGTACAGTTGAACCAATCATGAGAAATGGTAACTGGGCATTTTAA
- a CDS encoding GNAT family N-acetyltransferase: protein MNLTYEVIDEDHIELCRDLCNELMTFQKAKAKIKPELFDSMNFDTRMVPSVKKAIHNYIVIVKDEDQIVGYVYSNISPKEVYSSEFATFFDLSSVHKKNVGCLSQFYIKEEYRKYGVGSVLFKLSMNWLKQFDDVEDYFIYVSNGNEDALEFYKRKGFSVSHTILDGFITVLRSNDQFQTI, encoded by the coding sequence ATGAATTTAACTTATGAAGTGATTGACGAGGATCACATTGAATTATGTAGAGATTTATGTAATGAATTAATGACTTTTCAGAAGGCAAAAGCGAAGATAAAACCAGAGTTGTTTGATAGTATGAATTTCGATACACGTATGGTTCCTTCAGTAAAAAAAGCTATACATAATTATATTGTTATCGTAAAAGATGAAGATCAAATCGTTGGTTACGTTTATTCAAATATTTCTCCAAAAGAAGTATACTCAAGCGAATTTGCAACTTTTTTTGACCTTTCTTCAGTCCATAAAAAGAATGTTGGATGTTTATCACAATTTTACATTAAAGAAGAATATAGAAAATATGGAGTAGGCTCTGTATTATTCAAACTGTCAATGAACTGGCTAAAACAATTTGATGATGTAGAGGATTATTTTATCTATGTTTCAAATGGAAATGAAGACGCTCTAGAATTTTATAAACGTAAAGGATTCTCTGTTAGTCATACAATATTAGATGGTTTTATAACTGTTTTAAGAAGTAACGATCAATTTCAAACAATTTAA
- a CDS encoding SRPBCC family protein, producing the protein MEDLKYEIYIGAKPEEVWNIFVSPEGTKVIFFGCILKSTFEVGAQYEYIGPGEAGDHTVHVYGEILAFEPHKMMSYTEHPGPVYRENHAELETRITLTLEEVGKCTKLTLVNDQWPENHPSYENTKSTWPMILSNVKTYAETGKTLDFGW; encoded by the coding sequence ATGGAAGATCTTAAGTATGAGATTTATATTGGAGCAAAACCAGAAGAGGTGTGGAACATATTTGTTTCGCCAGAAGGAACGAAAGTTATCTTTTTTGGTTGTATTTTAAAATCAACATTTGAAGTCGGAGCACAGTATGAATATATCGGACCAGGAGAAGCTGGAGATCATACAGTGCATGTTTATGGGGAAATTCTAGCATTTGAGCCTCATAAAATGATGAGCTATACAGAACATCCTGGCCCCGTTTACCGTGAAAATCATGCTGAATTAGAAACTAGAATTACACTTACACTTGAAGAGGTGGGCAAATGCACAAAATTAACACTAGTAAACGACCAATGGCCAGAAAATCACCCTTCATATGAAAATACGAAATCTACCTGGCCAATGATTTTAAGTAATGTAAAAACATATGCAGAGACCGGAAAAACATTGGATTTTGGTTGGTAA
- the crcB gene encoding fluoride efflux transporter CrcB, whose translation MIVIVGIGGGIGAIFRYALGNYVNKNLKTNFPFGTFVINILGSFILGIINHLYLDKSISTTMWLFIGVGILGGFTTFSTFSYESIQLLLAKKYKTALSYIILSTIISICSAYVGFHIIR comes from the coding sequence ATGATTGTTATTGTTGGAATAGGTGGGGGAATCGGAGCAATTTTTCGCTATGCCCTTGGAAACTATGTTAATAAAAATCTTAAAACTAATTTTCCTTTTGGAACTTTCGTTATAAACATACTGGGATCGTTTATTTTAGGTATAATAAACCATTTATATCTTGATAAATCCATTTCTACTACAATGTGGCTGTTTATTGGGGTAGGAATTTTAGGTGGATTTACAACTTTTTCTACTTTCAGTTACGAATCGATTCAATTATTGCTTGCAAAAAAGTATAAAACTGCTTTATCTTATATCATTTTATCTACTATTATTAGTATTTGTAGTGCATATGTCGGTTTTCATATCATTAGATGA
- the crcB gene encoding fluoride efflux transporter CrcB → MNYIFILIGGFFGAILRYMISLSIHPLSNGFPIQTFLINIIGCFFLGFFLPMAKVKLKPEYTLLIGTGFTGAFTTFSTFSLENVILIDEKKLLVSLVYIISSIVIGISLAYLGFKAAEKFNKVKGDTSS, encoded by the coding sequence ATGAATTATATATTTATACTAATCGGAGGATTTTTTGGCGCAATTCTTCGTTACATGATAAGTCTATCAATCCATCCACTTTCAAATGGATTTCCAATTCAAACATTTTTAATTAATATCATTGGATGCTTCTTTTTAGGTTTCTTTTTACCGATGGCTAAAGTTAAATTAAAACCTGAATATACTTTACTAATCGGAACTGGATTTACTGGAGCATTCACTACATTCTCTACTTTTTCACTTGAAAATGTAATTCTGATAGATGAGAAAAAATTGCTAGTAAGTTTAGTCTATATCATCTCAAGTATAGTGATCGGAATAAGTTTGGCGTATCTTGGTTTTAAAGCGGCTGAGAAATTCAATAAAGTAAAAGGAGATACCTCATCATGA
- a CDS encoding CPBP family intramembrane glutamic endopeptidase — protein MDNELNYKTIIPENIPNERKSALKTLGYYFLIFIVGLNLLILIASIWGMIFVSVADINLTEKKFDNIVNTVSIYSDSIFGVLSLLWLYYYTKKKGLLTLRRININVIDVVIVLGAYVVLMASSHLLDVIFQHFNYSIATPDNQKAVEGLLRTNPVLMIISAVILAPIKEEWITRKLIIGSIFKNSPIIGLIVSSFGFGLLHMLAGFSIYALLSYSLAGLIFGIIYIKTKKIEVTIFAHFLNNLVSIIAFFIVN, from the coding sequence TTGGATAATGAATTAAACTATAAAACAATCATTCCAGAAAATATTCCGAATGAACGTAAGTCCGCCTTAAAAACACTTGGCTACTATTTTTTAATATTTATTGTTGGCTTGAACTTACTAATCTTGATTGCTTCAATATGGGGTATGATTTTTGTTAGTGTTGCGGATATAAACCTTACAGAAAAAAAATTTGATAATATTGTAAATACCGTATCAATTTATTCGGATTCTATTTTTGGTGTCCTCAGCTTATTATGGCTCTATTATTATACGAAGAAAAAAGGACTTCTAACTTTAAGACGAATAAATATAAATGTGATTGATGTTGTGATCGTTTTAGGAGCATACGTTGTTCTTATGGCTTCTTCACATCTTCTTGATGTTATTTTTCAACATTTCAATTATTCAATTGCTACGCCAGATAACCAAAAAGCAGTAGAAGGCTTATTGCGGACTAATCCAGTCCTTATGATTATATCTGCGGTTATTCTTGCACCAATTAAAGAAGAATGGATTACACGTAAGTTAATTATTGGATCGATTTTTAAAAACTCGCCGATTATTGGTTTAATTGTAAGTTCATTTGGGTTTGGTTTATTGCATATGCTTGCTGGTTTTTCAATCTATGCATTACTATCTTATTCTTTAGCTGGTTTGATTTTTGGTATTATCTATATCAAAACAAAAAAAATCGAAGTTACGATTTTTGCCCATTTTTTAAATAACTTAGTTTCAATTATTGCTTTTTTTATTGTAAACTAA
- a CDS encoding GTP pyrophosphokinase: MLKDQSLGEWTNTLLIYKFALDEINTKIRILNEEFTLTHSHNPIEHVKSRLKKPDSIIEKLERKGLELTQYNLENYINDIAGVRISCSFISDIYMIYELLKQQDDIHIIELKDYIKKPKPNGYKSFHMIIEIPIFLASETKRVKVEIQIRTVAMDFWASLEHKIFYKYNKKVPKAIIESLNEASATVNSLDYKMEMIRDQVEQLN, encoded by the coding sequence ATGTTGAAAGATCAAAGCTTAGGTGAATGGACTAACACACTTTTAATATATAAATTTGCGTTAGATGAAATCAATACTAAAATTAGAATTTTAAATGAAGAATTTACTTTAACTCATAGTCATAATCCAATAGAACACGTAAAATCGCGCTTAAAAAAACCTGACAGTATAATAGAAAAGCTTGAGCGAAAAGGTTTAGAACTAACACAATATAATTTGGAAAATTATATAAATGATATAGCTGGAGTTCGTATTAGTTGTTCATTTATTAGTGATATTTATATGATCTATGAACTATTAAAACAACAGGACGATATCCATATAATAGAATTAAAAGATTATATAAAAAAACCAAAACCAAATGGCTATAAAAGCTTTCACATGATTATTGAAATTCCAATTTTCCTTGCTTCAGAAACGAAAAGAGTAAAAGTGGAAATCCAAATTAGAACAGTTGCGATGGACTTCTGGGCAAGCCTCGAACACAAGATTTTTTATAAATACAATAAAAAGGTACCAAAAGCAATTATCGAAAGTCTGAACGAAGCTTCCGCAACTGTAAATTCATTAGACTATAAAATGGAAATGATTAGAGATCAAGTAGAACAGTTGAACTGA
- a CDS encoding phosphatidylserine decarboxylase → MKQSFYRLFIELTNNRFTSGLLRRLATSKFSRVFINPYIKAFNLNMEESKETVFPTLHALFTRELKQNARPIHAGESELACPVDGVLESCGKIEMDIKFVVKGKTYSIIEMLGSKEMADKYDEGYYMVLYLSPSHYHRIHSPIEGEIVSQFELGAKSYPVNKAGLTYGKDPLSKNFRVISEVLCSENNKHVAMIKVGAMFVNTIVVTKKEKRLKKGEEVGYFSFGSTVVLLFEANSFSPNLQLQSGQAIRVGQNLGKLH, encoded by the coding sequence ATGAAACAGAGTTTTTATCGTTTGTTTATAGAATTGACGAATAATCGTTTTACTTCGGGCCTTTTGCGTAGGCTTGCTACCTCTAAATTTAGTAGGGTTTTTATTAATCCATATATTAAAGCGTTTAATTTAAATATGGAAGAAAGTAAAGAGACTGTTTTTCCTACTTTACACGCTTTGTTTACTAGAGAATTAAAGCAAAATGCTAGACCGATTCATGCTGGTGAAAGTGAATTAGCTTGTCCGGTAGATGGTGTGTTAGAGTCTTGTGGGAAAATTGAAATGGATATTAAATTTGTCGTTAAAGGAAAGACATATAGCATTATTGAGATGTTAGGTTCAAAGGAAATGGCAGATAAATATGATGAGGGTTATTATATGGTATTGTATTTAAGTCCTAGCCATTACCATCGTATACATAGCCCGATCGAAGGCGAAATTGTATCACAATTCGAGTTAGGTGCTAAATCTTATCCCGTGAATAAAGCAGGATTAACGTATGGTAAAGATCCACTTTCAAAAAATTTTCGAGTTATTTCAGAAGTATTATGCTCTGAAAACAATAAACATGTTGCAATGATTAAAGTTGGTGCTATGTTTGTTAACACAATCGTAGTAACGAAAAAAGAAAAGCGTTTGAAAAAAGGTGAAGAAGTAGGGTATTTTTCTTTCGGTTCTACAGTTGTTTTACTTTTTGAAGCTAATAGTTTTTCACCAAATCTGCAACTTCAATCTGGCCAAGCGATCAGAGTTGGACAAAATCTTGGTAAATTACACTAA
- a CDS encoding sporulation histidine kinase inhibitor Sda gives MYKLNDELLLESYKKALGLQLDPAFIYLIEKEIKRRGLDYYIKKTS, from the coding sequence ATGTACAAATTAAATGATGAGTTGTTACTTGAGTCATACAAAAAAGCTCTAGGTCTACAGCTTGATCCTGCCTTCATTTATTTAATTGAAAAAGAAATTAAACGAAGAGGTCTAGATTACTATATAAAAAAAACATCTTAA